One window of Vitis riparia cultivar Riparia Gloire de Montpellier isolate 1030 chromosome 5, EGFV_Vit.rip_1.0, whole genome shotgun sequence genomic DNA carries:
- the LOC117915439 gene encoding oil body-associated protein 1A-like: protein MSTHPEVPGEPTHTTTALLETATSAIQGFGPINKIHQHLCAFHFYGHDMTRQVEAHHFCAHQNEEMRQCLIYDGPEADAKLIGLEYIISENLFMTLPDMEKPLWHSHEFEVKSGVLFMPRMPALVERQDLEKVCKTYGKTIHFWQVDRGDNLPLGLPQIMMALSRDGQLDEKLARDCEKRFGVIFDKERENRAYMKGPEHGIHPLANGAGTGLQTKLREVDCKPTESVPRVFV from the exons ATGTCGACACATCCTGAAGTTCCCGGCGAGCCCACTCATACCACCACCGCCCTTCTCGAGACAGCCACATCTGCCATCCAAGGATTCGGCCCTATCAACAAAATTCACCAACACCTCTGCGC GTTCCATTTCTATGGCCATGACATGACGCGGCAAGTGGAAGCGCATCACTTCTGCGCGCACCAGAACGAGGAGATGCGGCAGTGCCTGATATATGATGGTCCGGAGGCAGACGCTAAGCTTATTGGGTTGGAATACATCATATCCGAGAATCTTTTCATGACGCTACCCGATATGGAGAAGCCGCTGTGGCACTCTCACGAGTTTGAGGTGAAGAGCGGCGTCCTTTTCATGCCCAGGATGCCAGCACTGGTGGAGAGGCAGGACCTGGAGAAGGTGTGCAAGACGTATGGGAAGACAATTCACTTCTGGCAGGTTGACAGAGGTGATAATCTCCCTCTTGGTCTCCCTCAGATCATGATGGCGCTCTCTAGGGATGGCCAGCTTGATGAAAAATTGGCACGTG ATTGTGAGAAGCGCTTTGGAGTGATATTTGATAAGGAGAGGGAGAACAGAGCGTACATGAAAGGCCCAGAGCACGGCATACATccattggcaaatggtgcaggGACGGGGCTCCAGACGAAGCTGAGAGAGGTTGATTGCAAGCCCACAGAGTCTGTTCCTAGGGTTTTTGTGTGA